A stretch of DNA from Vanrija pseudolonga chromosome 6, complete sequence:
TGCAGCAGCGAAGAGGACAGCCAGCGTGTGGAGCGATCCTGCTGATGACACCATTGTCGTGTCGCTTCATGAAAACAAGAGGCTTCGGAAGCTCAAGAAGAACGCGACGAATGCTGGGGAGAAGACGGACGGCAAGGAGCTGCAGGCGAGGTTACGAGCGCAGTAGGTTGAGGAATGTGGTCAACGTTTGACACCTCAGGTTCGAGCAACTCCACCCCAAGCCTGAGTGGGCGTCCCGAAGGCTGGAAGGATCCGCCCCGTCCATCCACCGGCTCCTCAACTCTACCACTTCCCTGATCGCGCAGCCCGAGTCGACACGGTCCCCTCTCCAGCCCGGTTTCCTGGATATCCAGAGGCTTCGTAATGCCAATGAGCAGAACCCGACGACTGGCAAGAAGCAGGCATCAAACGCTGGCTTTGGCGTAGTGGACCTCGCATGGCACCCATCACCACGCGTTCCAGTCCTCGCGGTCGCAGGTGGTGATAGGCGGGTTCGATTCTTCAATGTGAGTTGGCGTTTGGACCAAAGCAAGGCTTTTGCGCTTACTTCCTGCAGATCGATGGCCATACAAATGCCCCCTTGTTGACACTCAACATtccctcgctgccgctcaAAAGGTCGACGTTCCACCCGTCGGGATCATCAGTTCTACTGGCCGGCTCACGCCCATTCTACTACACGTACGACTTGGCGGCGCAGGCCTGCATTCGCTCTCCGCGGAACTTGTTcggctcctcgcccacccctTCGAGCCCCCAGTCTCTTGACCGCCATGCTTTCTCGCCAGACGGTAGCTTGCTGGCAGTGGCCGGTAGGCGTGGCTGTGTAAGCGTGGTGGAgtggggcagcggcggcagcaatGGTGTTGTCGTTGCGGAATTGCGCAGCGGCCGTGGAGGGACCGTTGCTGATTTGACCTGGAGCGACGATGGTTCGCAACTGAACGTCTTGGGGGGTGCcaatggcgacgaggtcgaggtgtgGGACATTGCCGAGCGCAGCGTCCTTCGCCAATGGAAAGATGACCGAGCCTATGGTGGTCTTGTCATGCGCAATAGCAACGCATACACGGCGAT
This window harbors:
- the SPBC29A3.06_1 gene encoding putative U3 small nucleolar RNA-associated protein 18, with product MPSTLGSRRRKHASESAPSKHRRRNEEDEERDLESRLFGSRKPKREAVLDDALSSDDEETGLGWMQDSELFTVDLPGAGNGDVSEDDLEPTIELPEIDAAPSAAAKRTASVWSDPADDTIVVSLHENKRLRKLKKNATNAGEKTDGKELQARLRAQFEQLHPKPEWASRRLEGSAPSIHRLLNSTTSLIAQPESTRSPLQPGFLDIQRLRNANEQNPTTGKKQASNAGFGVVDLAWHPSPRVPVLAVAGGDRRVRFFNIDGHTNAPLLTLNIPSLPLKRSTFHPSGSSVLLAGSRPFYYTYDLAAQACIRSPRNLFGSSPTPSSPQSLDRHAFSPDGSLLAVAGRRGCVSVVEWGSGGSNGVVVAELRSGRGGTVADLTWSDDGSQLNVLGGANGDEVEVWDIAERSVLRQWKDDRAYGGLVMRNSNAYTAIGTGIVNLYRNAALAGDTKQANAVEPFKSLEHLTTPISSIAFHPSDEIVASASGSKTDMLKLYHLPSGAAFSNWPTSSTPLGRVNTVKFSPGGEYLTTGNTRGAVLLWSLKHYAVDQ